The Chloroflexota bacterium genome window below encodes:
- the ileS gene encoding isoleucine--tRNA ligase — MFKPVGSKVSFPKVEEHILDFWKQNGIFEKSAELHKDGPQFTLYDGPPTVNGNPGIHHVLSRIYKDVIPRYKTMKGFRTFRKAGWDTHGLPVELEIEKELRFNNKAQIEQFGIDKFNVRCRESVLRYLKRWEELTERIGFWLDVKHPYITFDNTYVESLWWIIKTLWDKGLVYQGYRVTPHCPRCGTSLSSHEVALGYKDAEDPSIFIRFRLSSDAQNNDAMNALQKLGWDFQKGKWAGEAPCVLAWTTTPWTLTGNVALAAAPDETYVLVKARNQQGTTERLVLARALLDPALGTGSWEILEEFAGRDLDGLFYDRLYEPKAEFVAPGEKLPAHSRVVAADFVSVTDGTGIVHIAPAFGEEDFDLGKSRRLPMVQSVDLDGKMIPNNKAWDGKFVKKADPMIMEDLEQRGLLHHRTTVVHTYPFCWRCDTPLLYYTKPSWYIKTTALKDKLIQGNRDINWYPEYIKEGRFGDWLENNVDWAFSRERYWGTPLPIWRCEQHADHLECIGSIEALKNQPGLEGLAEPLDLHRPHVDGITFRCRQCGGTMRRLPEVLDAWFDSGAMPYAQFHYPFENVEEFESHFPADYICEAIDQTRGWFYTLHALSILLKDKPCFKNAICLGHILDAKGEKMSKTKGNVVDPWKIINNQGADALRWYMFTCTPPGNVKRFSAELVTEAMRKFLSTLWNTYSFFVIYANIDSFDPTAAAPPSSGSDLDRWIVSELNQLVDQVDKAFDNYDPTEAGRRIEEFVDYLSNWYVRRSRRRFWKSENDAEKLAAYFALYQCLVTLSKLLAPLTPFIAEELYQNLVRSVDPGAPESVHLCDFPAADLSRVDGKLSTDTRLAMKICSLGRAARSKAGIKVRQPIAMVVIKTRSKGERQSLEGLASQVLEELNVKGLEFVEQESDLTGQPGYCLVEEGGYTVGVTTDIPPELIDEGIAREIVHRLQTMRRTAGFEIADYIITYYQAEPPLQKAIENLSSYIKQETLSNQLICAAPAEGSHTESHRIDSHTITLGVKRVVGTPPRPN, encoded by the coding sequence ATGTTCAAACCGGTTGGCAGTAAGGTGAGCTTCCCCAAGGTGGAGGAGCACATCCTGGATTTCTGGAAGCAAAACGGCATCTTTGAAAAGAGCGCCGAGCTCCATAAGGACGGCCCGCAGTTTACCCTCTACGATGGGCCTCCTACTGTCAACGGCAACCCGGGCATTCATCATGTCCTCTCCCGCATCTACAAGGACGTCATCCCCCGCTACAAGACAATGAAGGGATTCCGCACCTTCCGCAAGGCAGGCTGGGATACCCACGGCCTGCCTGTCGAGCTGGAGATAGAGAAGGAACTGCGCTTCAACAATAAGGCCCAGATCGAGCAGTTCGGGATCGATAAGTTCAACGTTCGCTGCCGTGAAAGCGTCCTGCGCTACCTCAAGCGCTGGGAGGAACTCACCGAGCGAATAGGCTTCTGGCTGGACGTGAAACATCCCTACATCACCTTTGACAACACCTACGTTGAGTCCCTCTGGTGGATCATAAAGACGCTCTGGGACAAGGGCCTGGTCTACCAGGGCTACCGGGTAACGCCCCACTGCCCCCGCTGCGGCACCTCCCTCAGTTCCCACGAGGTAGCCCTGGGCTACAAGGATGCTGAAGACCCATCAATCTTTATCCGCTTTCGGCTGAGCAGTGACGCACAAAACAACGATGCCATGAATGCCCTGCAAAAACTGGGGTGGGACTTTCAGAAAGGCAAGTGGGCCGGGGAAGCACCCTGCGTACTGGCCTGGACCACCACACCCTGGACACTGACAGGCAACGTCGCCCTGGCGGCAGCCCCGGATGAGACCTATGTTCTGGTCAAGGCTCGAAACCAGCAGGGAACCACAGAAAGGCTTGTCCTTGCCAGGGCTCTCCTTGACCCGGCTTTGGGCACCGGGAGCTGGGAGATACTGGAGGAGTTCGCCGGCAGGGACCTGGACGGGCTTTTCTACGACCGCCTCTATGAGCCCAAGGCCGAGTTTGTGGCCCCCGGTGAGAAACTGCCGGCACACAGCCGCGTCGTCGCCGCTGACTTCGTCTCCGTCACCGATGGCACTGGCATTGTGCACATTGCCCCTGCCTTCGGAGAAGAGGACTTCGACCTGGGCAAGTCCCGTAGATTGCCTATGGTGCAGAGCGTCGATCTGGACGGCAAAATGATTCCCAACAACAAGGCCTGGGATGGCAAATTCGTCAAGAAAGCCGACCCCATGATCATGGAGGACCTGGAACAGCGCGGCCTCCTGCATCACCGGACCACCGTGGTGCACACCTATCCCTTCTGCTGGCGCTGCGATACCCCACTCCTCTACTACACCAAGCCATCATGGTATATCAAAACGACGGCCCTGAAGGACAAGCTCATCCAGGGCAACCGCGACATCAACTGGTACCCCGAATATATCAAGGAAGGCCGCTTTGGCGACTGGCTGGAGAACAATGTCGACTGGGCCTTCTCCCGCGAAAGATACTGGGGAACCCCGCTGCCTATCTGGCGCTGCGAGCAGCACGCAGATCACCTCGAATGTATCGGCAGCATCGAGGCCTTGAAAAACCAGCCAGGCCTGGAAGGGCTGGCCGAGCCCCTCGACCTGCACCGTCCCCACGTGGACGGGATCACCTTCCGCTGCCGCCAGTGCGGGGGCACCATGAGGCGGCTGCCCGAAGTCCTCGATGCCTGGTTTGACTCGGGAGCCATGCCGTATGCCCAGTTCCACTATCCCTTCGAGAACGTAGAGGAGTTCGAGAGCCACTTTCCTGCCGACTACATCTGCGAGGCCATCGACCAGACGAGGGGCTGGTTCTATACCCTCCACGCTTTATCCATCCTGCTGAAAGACAAACCTTGCTTCAAGAATGCCATCTGCCTGGGGCATATCCTTGACGCCAAAGGCGAGAAGATGAGCAAGACCAAGGGAAACGTGGTTGACCCGTGGAAGATCATCAATAACCAGGGGGCAGATGCCCTGCGCTGGTACATGTTCACCTGCACCCCGCCGGGCAATGTGAAGCGGTTTTCCGCCGAGCTGGTTACCGAAGCCATGCGGAAATTCCTCTCTACTCTATGGAACACCTACTCCTTCTTTGTCATCTATGCCAATATCGACAGCTTCGACCCAACTGCAGCCGCCCCACCCTCATCCGGTTCCGACCTGGACAGATGGATCGTCTCCGAGCTCAACCAGCTCGTCGACCAGGTGGATAAAGCATTCGATAACTATGATCCCACCGAAGCGGGGAGAAGAATCGAGGAGTTCGTCGACTACCTCTCCAACTGGTATGTCAGGAGAAGCCGGCGGCGTTTCTGGAAGAGCGAGAACGACGCTGAAAAGCTGGCGGCTTATTTCGCCCTCTATCAATGCCTGGTCACCCTGTCCAAGCTTCTGGCACCGCTCACACCCTTCATTGCCGAGGAGCTCTACCAGAATCTGGTGAGATCGGTTGACCCCGGAGCGCCGGAGAGCGTGCACCTGTGTGACTTCCCCGCAGCCGACCTGTCCAGGGTCGATGGCAAGCTTTCCACTGATACCCGCCTGGCCATGAAGATCTGCAGCCTGGGACGGGCTGCCCGGAGTAAAGCTGGCATCAAGGTACGTCAGCCCATAGCCATGGTGGTCATCAAGACCAGATCAAAGGGCGAAAGACAAAGCCTGGAAGGCCTTGCTTCCCAGGTGCTGGAAGAGCTCAATGTCAAGGGACTGGAATTCGTAGAGCAGGAAAGCGACCTCACCGGCCAGCCGGGCTACTGCCTGGTCGAAGAAGGAGGCTATACAGTCGGGGTGACCACCGATATTCCCCCTGAGCTCATCGATGAGGGGATAGCCCGGGAGATAGTGCATCGGCTGCAGACCATGCGCCGCACTGCTGGCTTCGAAATTGCCGACTACATCATCACCTACTACCAGGCAGAGCCGCCTCTTCAGAAAGCCATTGAGAACCTCTCCTCGTATATCAAACAGGAGACGCTCTCCAACCAACTGATCTGCGCTGCGCCGGCAGAAGGCTCTCACACCGAAAGCCACCGCATCGATAGCCACACCATCACGCTGGGCGTGAAAAGGGTAGTCGGAACGCCGCCCAGGCCAAACTGA
- a CDS encoding enoyl-CoA hydratase/isomerase family protein: MEYTHIIVEKKDGIGKIIINRPDALNSLHPDTHTQMQHALRALDTDPEVRVIILTGTGRAFSSGADLKHIASVADKPAEIVAYGRMFDATTYLIEHMAKVVIAMVNGLCLAGGIEVMEACDLAYASEDARIGDQHANFGLIPTGGGSQRLPRLIPLRKAKELLFTGDWLSAKEAEKWGLVNKAVPADKLEATVMEVANKLKERSPMASKFIKYSVNRGMQVDLYTGVELEKAASMAHFQTQDSKEGISAFMEKRKPNFPGK; the protein is encoded by the coding sequence ATGGAGTATACGCATATCATCGTTGAGAAAAAGGACGGCATAGGCAAGATCATCATAAACCGTCCGGACGCGCTGAATTCCCTGCATCCGGACACCCATACGCAGATGCAGCACGCGTTGCGGGCGCTGGACACTGACCCCGAAGTGAGGGTGATCATCCTGACCGGCACCGGCAGAGCCTTCTCTTCAGGCGCAGACCTGAAACACATCGCCAGCGTCGCCGATAAACCGGCGGAAATAGTGGCCTACGGCCGCATGTTCGATGCGACTACCTACCTCATTGAACACATGGCCAAGGTGGTCATCGCCATGGTCAACGGCCTTTGTCTGGCCGGCGGCATCGAAGTGATGGAGGCCTGCGACCTGGCCTACGCCTCCGAGGACGCCAGAATCGGCGACCAGCACGCCAACTTCGGCCTCATCCCCACCGGCGGCGGATCACAGCGGTTGCCCCGGCTGATTCCATTGAGAAAAGCCAAGGAGCTTCTGTTCACCGGCGACTGGCTCAGCGCCAAGGAAGCTGAGAAATGGGGGCTGGTAAACAAGGCCGTCCCCGCCGATAAGCTTGAAGCCACCGTCATGGAGGTGGCCAACAAGCTGAAGGAAAGAAGCCCGATGGCCTCGAAATTCATCAAATACTCCGTCAACCGCGGTATGCAGGTTGATCTGTATACCGGCGTGGAACTGGAGAAGGCCGCTTCCATGGCCCACTTCCAGACGCAGGACTCCAAGGAAGGTATCTCCGCCTTCATGGAGAAGAGAAAACCTAACTTCCCTGGAAAATGA
- a CDS encoding DEAD/DEAH box helicase has translation MIVVDLKDGVLSLHAVQAKLKPNQISQIRFWGFTNVSITDTYTLSSDQIDTVLLKVLRYFDKEGVSQSLTPSCADYLSKVTSAIDTWQAIRASGRRYKEGTFDQALFDEFASFVNNFICRKLKSHQLKAAFHLYLVRNGANFSVPGSGKTSVVLTVYERLRMQSEVNMLYVVGPPACFGPWRSEFSLTLGRKPDTRILAGGEQRQRLGEYYRPASQKGELYLTTYQTLLNDHNEVAAFLDQNGVNAFLVVDEAHYMKQLGGEWADAVLSISKHAKFRCVLTGTPIPRSYMDVFNMFDFLWPDHTPLDQEAKQRIQIYERNDDMQSARQLLTSNIGPFSYRVRKSDLGLMPPKFHEPLLLSMNILERKVYDAIETKIRRYSKADYLKNIDVIDRLRRGRVTRLRQCVSYPKLLSFALEEYSESLIDDEPDLSTIIRDYDALETPAKLSCLTQLVRELQSQKQKVVIWAHFIGTLKLLVTHLTEAGFYCKLIYGATPTEQTSIHEEQTRETIRAEFLDTDSGLDILVANPAACAESISLHTTCFHAVYYDLSYNCAQYLQSLDRIHRVGGSEHRQANYHFLRYSNTIEQDIADNLERKAKRMYSLIDDDYAIYSMDMFAGDDELQAYKRLFGGQ, from the coding sequence ATGATAGTGGTAGATCTCAAAGACGGCGTCCTGAGTCTACATGCAGTTCAGGCAAAGCTCAAGCCCAACCAGATCAGCCAGATACGCTTCTGGGGATTCACAAACGTCTCCATAACCGACACCTATACACTATCTTCTGATCAGATCGACACGGTGCTGCTGAAAGTCCTAAGATACTTTGACAAAGAAGGAGTCTCCCAGTCTCTGACTCCGTCCTGCGCGGATTACCTGTCAAAGGTAACCTCGGCCATTGATACTTGGCAAGCAATAAGAGCCTCAGGAAGACGCTACAAAGAGGGCACTTTTGACCAAGCGTTGTTCGATGAGTTTGCATCGTTTGTCAACAACTTCATCTGCAGAAAACTGAAGAGTCATCAGCTGAAAGCAGCATTCCACCTCTATCTTGTCCGCAACGGGGCCAACTTCTCTGTACCAGGGAGTGGCAAGACCTCGGTGGTTCTGACTGTATACGAGAGACTCAGAATGCAGTCCGAAGTCAACATGCTGTATGTGGTGGGCCCTCCCGCATGCTTTGGGCCTTGGAGAAGCGAGTTCTCTCTCACACTCGGCCGCAAGCCGGATACCAGGATCCTTGCGGGAGGTGAACAACGGCAGAGGCTGGGCGAATATTACCGCCCTGCTTCCCAAAAGGGGGAACTGTATCTCACAACTTATCAGACTCTACTCAATGATCACAACGAAGTTGCAGCGTTTCTGGACCAGAACGGAGTCAATGCATTCTTGGTGGTAGACGAGGCTCACTATATGAAGCAGCTGGGTGGCGAGTGGGCAGATGCAGTACTGAGTATATCCAAACATGCAAAGTTCAGGTGTGTTCTCACGGGCACGCCGATTCCCAGAAGCTACATGGATGTCTTTAACATGTTTGACTTTCTGTGGCCAGACCACACACCTCTGGACCAAGAGGCAAAGCAACGAATACAGATCTACGAGCGAAACGATGATATGCAATCTGCAAGGCAGTTGTTGACTAGTAACATCGGTCCATTCTCGTATCGCGTAAGGAAGTCTGACCTGGGTCTCATGCCCCCGAAATTTCACGAGCCTCTTCTGTTATCTATGAACATACTTGAGCGGAAGGTCTATGACGCCATAGAAACCAAGATAAGGCGCTACTCAAAGGCGGACTATCTCAAGAACATAGACGTGATTGACAGACTGCGGCGGGGAAGGGTCACCCGACTGAGGCAATGTGTGTCATATCCAAAGCTCCTCTCGTTTGCTTTGGAGGAGTACTCAGAGAGTCTCATTGACGATGAGCCAGATTTAAGTACGATCATTCGCGACTATGATGCTTTGGAAACGCCTGCCAAGCTTTCCTGTCTAACTCAGTTGGTGCGGGAATTGCAGAGTCAGAAGCAGAAAGTGGTAATCTGGGCTCACTTCATAGGCACGCTCAAGCTGTTGGTCACGCATCTCACCGAAGCTGGCTTCTACTGCAAACTAATCTATGGTGCGACACCGACGGAACAGACATCGATTCATGAAGAACAGACAAGGGAGACAATTCGTGCTGAATTCTTGGATACCGACAGTGGGCTGGACATTCTGGTTGCGAATCCGGCCGCTTGTGCCGAGTCAATTTCGCTGCACACAACATGTTTCCATGCCGTGTATTATGATCTCAGCTACAACTGTGCTCAGTATCTACAGTCCTTGGACAGAATACACCGTGTCGGTGGCTCCGAGCACAGACAAGCCAATTATCACTTCCTGCGGTATAGCAACACAATTGAGCAAGACATAGCAGACAACTTGGAGAGAAAGGCCAAGAGGATGTATTCTCTGATCGATGATGACTATGCCATATACTCTATGGATATGTTTGCCGGGGATGATGAACTACAGGCATACAAACGGCTATTTGGCGGGCAGTGA
- a CDS encoding CoA-binding protein has product MESGLNKGKLKELELIFYPRSIAVVGVSSDENRIASLWLKSLISSGFRGELYGVNPKGGEIFGRRIWPSLSSIPGPVDLVIVCTPRSSVLDILWECAHKRIQVIYFYTAGFSEAGEPEWAAVEKEMVQIAREGGFRIIGPNCFGVYNPGHGMSYGPFNVMAPPGSIGLIFQSGGNMGKILEYGMTHSLGFGKGISLGNGSDLGAADFMEYLALDPEIKTIGLYLEGPKDSLRLFEVMRAAAKEKPIVVWKGGSSPAGIRAAASHTGALAASANVWSGALRQAGAIEVQGLDEMADTLLLLDRFGRLRRNNLGVICGLTDGGGGEAVLISDVCAAAGIEVPPLRSQTGRELVDLIGQVGSVLGNPVDMSQCQSVPPAVQRAMELVAGEPQIDLILVYENAGVILDYYPRQVTDAVNGVILDFNRKRNKPMVLVLPPGPAEVRRREIEQGFISAGVPVFPSIERAARAICNVSQYLRPHWQHF; this is encoded by the coding sequence ATGGAAAGCGGCCTGAACAAGGGAAAGCTCAAGGAACTGGAGCTCATCTTCTATCCGCGCTCAATTGCGGTGGTTGGGGTATCCAGCGATGAGAACAGAATTGCCTCGCTGTGGCTGAAGAGCCTGATCTCCAGCGGCTTCAGAGGAGAACTCTATGGTGTCAACCCGAAAGGCGGGGAGATCTTCGGCCGCAGGATATGGCCCAGCCTGAGTTCCATCCCGGGGCCGGTTGACCTGGTGATTGTCTGTACCCCCCGTTCGTCTGTGCTCGATATTCTCTGGGAGTGTGCTCACAAAAGGATTCAGGTTATCTATTTCTATACTGCCGGATTTTCGGAGGCAGGCGAGCCGGAATGGGCAGCCGTGGAAAAGGAGATGGTGCAGATAGCAAGGGAGGGTGGGTTCCGGATCATCGGCCCCAACTGCTTCGGTGTGTACAATCCGGGGCATGGCATGTCGTACGGGCCGTTCAACGTCATGGCTCCCCCGGGCTCTATAGGCCTCATCTTCCAGAGCGGCGGGAACATGGGCAAGATCCTGGAGTACGGCATGACGCACAGCCTGGGGTTTGGCAAGGGCATCAGCCTGGGCAACGGCTCCGATCTTGGTGCCGCTGATTTTATGGAGTATCTGGCTCTTGATCCTGAGATCAAGACTATCGGGCTTTATCTGGAGGGACCAAAGGACAGCCTCCGCCTGTTTGAAGTGATGCGCGCTGCGGCGAAGGAGAAACCCATAGTGGTGTGGAAAGGAGGCAGCAGTCCGGCAGGCATCAGGGCGGCAGCCTCCCACACCGGCGCGCTGGCAGCTTCTGCTAACGTGTGGTCGGGTGCCTTGCGGCAGGCCGGAGCCATTGAAGTGCAGGGCCTTGACGAGATGGCCGATACCCTCTTGCTGCTGGACAGGTTCGGGCGGTTGCGGAGGAACAACCTTGGCGTGATTTGCGGCCTTACGGATGGAGGGGGTGGGGAGGCGGTCTTAATATCCGATGTGTGTGCTGCTGCCGGGATCGAAGTGCCCCCCTTGAGGAGTCAGACCGGCAGGGAACTTGTGGACCTGATCGGGCAGGTGGGCAGCGTGCTGGGCAATCCGGTGGACATGAGCCAGTGCCAGAGCGTTCCGCCAGCGGTGCAGCGGGCTATGGAACTGGTGGCCGGCGAGCCCCAGATCGATCTGATCCTGGTCTATGAGAATGCCGGAGTCATTCTGGACTACTATCCCAGGCAAGTAACGGATGCCGTCAACGGCGTCATCCTTGATTTCAACCGGAAACGGAATAAGCCGATGGTGCTGGTGCTGCCTCCAGGGCCGGCGGAAGTGCGCCGTCGGGAGATCGAGCAGGGGTTTATCAGCGCTGGCGTCCCTGTTTTCCCCAGCATTGAACGGGCTGCCAGGGCTATCTGCAACGTGAGCCAATACTTGCGTCCTCATTGGCAACACTTTTGA
- a CDS encoding enoyl-CoA hydratase/isomerase family protein → MEYTDLIVEKKNGAVWITLNRPKALNALAPDTHRQLQHALLEIDKDPEARVVVITGAGRAFCAGGDLKWISSHKGDPITIAAYGQQFHDTFYIIEHMTKVVIAMVNGLCYAGGIELMEACDLAYAAEDISLGDQHATYGLIPSGGGSQRLPRLIPLRKAKELLFTGEWLTAKTAEDLGLINKAVPADKLLETVNEVVNKMLARSPMASKWIKYSVNRGMQVDLYTGLEIEKAASMAHFQTQDSREGISAFMEKRKPNFPGK, encoded by the coding sequence ATGGAGTATACCGACCTCATCGTCGAAAAGAAGAATGGGGCAGTCTGGATCACCTTGAACCGGCCGAAGGCGCTGAATGCCCTGGCACCTGATACCCACAGGCAATTGCAGCACGCCTTACTCGAAATTGACAAGGACCCCGAGGCACGTGTGGTAGTCATCACCGGTGCCGGCAGGGCCTTCTGTGCCGGCGGAGACCTGAAGTGGATAAGCTCTCATAAGGGCGATCCCATTACCATAGCGGCCTATGGCCAGCAGTTTCATGATACGTTCTATATTATTGAGCACATGACCAAAGTAGTGATTGCCATGGTGAACGGTCTGTGTTACGCCGGCGGCATTGAACTGATGGAAGCCTGTGACCTGGCTTACGCTGCTGAAGACATCTCGCTGGGAGACCAGCACGCTACCTACGGTCTCATACCCAGCGGCGGCGGATCACAGAGGCTGCCCCGCCTCATCCCGTTGAGGAAGGCCAAGGAGCTTCTGTTTACCGGTGAATGGCTCACAGCCAAAACGGCAGAGGATTTGGGACTGATAAATAAGGCAGTGCCGGCTGATAAACTGCTGGAGACGGTCAATGAGGTGGTGAACAAGATGCTGGCGCGAAGCCCCATGGCCTCGAAATGGATCAAATACTCCGTGAACCGGGGCATGCAGGTCGATCTGTATACCGGCCTGGAAATCGAAAAAGCGGCTTCGATGGCCCACTTCCAGACGCAGGACTCCAGGGAAGGCATCTCTGCCTTCATGGAGAAGCGAAAGCCCAACTTCCCGGGGAAATAA
- a CDS encoding trypsin-like peptidase domain-containing protein: MGKYKYLFIVVLLVGLLATSPGCALFNRESNSTDASGKPINNPGWQPAYVDDAVHDPIGISELVDEVAPTVVSIVMEKLTYDRFLRPVPESGAGSGVIIDPKGYIVTNNHVVKDARSLSVVLSDGRSFDAVAWVGDAATDLAVVQIEAGGDLPFAHFLSNSLSKLEKLEDVVAVGNALALPGGPTWTKGVVSYLGRSIQESTGAVLDDLIQTDAAINPGNSGGPLVNMGGQVVGINTAIASGAENIGFAISTDTAVPVIEALVTKGLVVSAWLGVRMLTVTESIKSQYSLSVDSGALVVEVVSGSPADDAGLEANDVIAKFGDTDIKDVNQLRAAIQSHSPGDKVTITYVRGQDTATTEATLVQRPSS; encoded by the coding sequence ATGGGCAAGTACAAATATCTCTTCATCGTCGTTTTGCTGGTGGGCCTGCTGGCGACAAGCCCGGGCTGTGCTTTGTTCAACAGGGAAAGCAATTCGACTGATGCCTCGGGCAAACCAATTAATAACCCGGGATGGCAGCCTGCCTACGTAGACGATGCTGTGCATGATCCCATAGGCATAAGTGAACTGGTGGATGAGGTTGCCCCGACAGTGGTTTCTATTGTCATGGAGAAATTGACTTATGACAGGTTCCTACGGCCAGTCCCTGAGTCAGGGGCTGGAAGTGGGGTGATTATAGACCCAAAGGGCTATATAGTAACCAACAACCATGTGGTCAAGGATGCCCGGAGCCTGAGTGTGGTCCTCAGCGATGGACGCAGCTTTGATGCAGTGGCCTGGGTTGGAGATGCGGCAACTGATCTGGCAGTAGTACAGATCGAAGCAGGCGGAGACCTTCCCTTTGCCCATTTTCTGAGCAATTCCTTGAGTAAGCTGGAGAAACTGGAGGACGTTGTGGCGGTGGGCAACGCTCTGGCTTTGCCTGGGGGGCCTACCTGGACCAAGGGTGTGGTCAGTTACCTGGGGCGGTCCATCCAAGAATCGACTGGCGCGGTGCTGGATGACCTCATTCAGACCGATGCTGCCATTAACCCGGGGAACAGTGGAGGGCCGCTGGTGAATATGGGGGGCCAGGTCGTGGGGATCAACACGGCCATCGCATCCGGAGCGGAGAATATCGGTTTTGCCATAAGCACGGACACCGCTGTTCCGGTGATAGAGGCTCTGGTGACAAAAGGGCTGGTGGTCTCTGCCTGGCTTGGAGTGAGGATGCTTACCGTAACCGAGTCCATCAAGTCGCAGTATAGCCTCTCGGTGGACTCTGGGGCACTCGTTGTCGAAGTGGTCTCGGGAAGCCCGGCAGACGATGCGGGTTTGGAAGCCAATGACGTTATTGCCAAGTTTGGTGATACGGACATAAAGGACGTCAATCAGCTCAGGGCTGCCATACAAAGCCATAGTCCGGGCGATAAAGTGACGATTACTTATGTTCGCGGGCAGGACACGGCCACCACGGAAGCCACTCTAGTGCAGCGACCGTCTTCATGA
- a CDS encoding site-specific DNA-methyltransferase: MLELDKIYQGDCLEILRTLPDASFDLIFTSPPYAHNRRSTYQGVAMTRYVEWFVPISLELKRVLKPDGSFVLNIKERAVNGERQTYVLELILAMKGQDWLWTEEYIWHKKNCYPGRWPNRFRDAWERCLHFTKQKRFKMHQEAVMVPIGSWAEKRLPRLTNVDRIRDESRVGSGFGKNVSNWLGRDNVYPTNVLHLATECSNRGHSASFPATLPTWFIKLFTREGELVLDPFIGSGTTAMACINLRRHYVGIEYMQSYYALAVKATEKAKNGGQR, encoded by the coding sequence ATGCTCGAACTTGACAAGATCTATCAAGGTGACTGCCTCGAAATACTTAGGACGCTTCCTGATGCTTCCTTTGACCTGATCTTCACATCCCCGCCTTACGCTCACAATCGAAGGTCAACTTACCAAGGAGTTGCCATGACTCGCTATGTCGAATGGTTTGTTCCAATATCGTTGGAGCTTAAGCGCGTTCTCAAGCCTGATGGCTCATTCGTCTTGAACATCAAAGAGCGCGCAGTCAATGGGGAACGTCAAACATACGTGCTGGAGTTAATCCTGGCCATGAAAGGCCAAGATTGGCTTTGGACTGAAGAGTATATCTGGCACAAGAAGAACTGCTATCCTGGTCGATGGCCCAATAGATTCAGGGATGCCTGGGAGCGTTGTCTGCATTTCACCAAGCAGAAGCGTTTCAAAATGCACCAAGAAGCTGTGATGGTACCTATAGGGAGCTGGGCTGAGAAGCGATTGCCGCGGTTAACCAATGTAGATCGTATCAGAGACGAATCACGTGTTGGCAGCGGTTTTGGCAAGAATGTGTCCAATTGGCTGGGCAGGGATAACGTATACCCAACAAATGTGCTCCATCTTGCCACTGAGTGCTCCAACAGAGGACATAGTGCGTCGTTTCCCGCGACTCTGCCGACTTGGTTTATCAAGCTTTTCACTCGCGAAGGAGAGTTAGTTCTTGATCCATTCATCGGATCAGGGACGACTGCAATGGCCTGCATCAACCTGCGAAGACACTACGTTGGAATCGAATATATGCAAAGCTACTATGCCCTAGCGGTCAAGGCAACCGAAAAGGCAAAGAACGGGGGCCAACGGTAG